The genomic segment TGCTTTTCTACATCTTCACTTTCGGCTAATGATCTTTTAGCTCCTAAATTTGATATGTGTTTTGAGTCATTTTTGTAATTCCAAGATCTAAAAGAGGACCactaaaataacaaaaaaatattcagtattaaaaaaatgtttttttcattctaataaaattttaattcataaaTACAGGTATGacaaaaaaacataaatatttttaagtgTTATTATTATCCTACAGTATTGGAACATTGCAATATCCAAATTAAAAAggcaaatataaaaaactttatagaaaaatttgatatattttttttctcttttttattgtatatttttaaagttgACATATCTGTAGTAATAAAACCTTTAGCTATGTAAGCATTGCACTCGGGATATACACTAATATTAGAGATAGTATTACTTTTCAtgttgatttttttttttatttatataaatctaTCTATTTTTTGGTATAATTAATATGaataactttaaaaaaaagtaaattatataattaaaattttaaaactctatataaaaataataaatgttaaaatattcaggaaaaaaaattaatttaaaatatctaatttaattttttatttagaaNNNNNNNNNNNNNNNNNNNNNNNNNNNNNNNNNNNNNNNNNNNNNNNNNNNNNNNNNNNNNNNNNNNNNNNNNNNNNNNNNNNNNNNNNNNNNNNNNNNNNNNNNNNNNNNNNNNNNNNNNNNNNNNNNNNNNNNNNNNNNNNNNNNNNAGTATtactaatattttatttcccttaaaaaattataaaattcaaataataaaattttaaatgaagaataaattataaataatattaatagaaTAAGCAATGCCAATTGTTATAAGTTATATTCCTTACCCATAATATTATATGTGCATGTTATTAATTCTTATTACAATAGAGAAGAGaaacataaaatataaaattaattagtTTAAAACTGAAATTATAAATGCAGTGATAACAATTCTATAGATTTTTAAGATATACGATATCAgataaattttgaaaatagcCTAATTATGAGGTTTTTTATTTCATGATAAAATTTGTTCAAtgctaattttattttctactGTAATTTGACACCATAACGATGTGTAATAGAATAATATTTAGTTATgggaagaaataaaaatgaaattaaaatattgtacatgcataattttttttataaaaaaattattataatataataaaaatgcataggaataaaaaaataacgaaagagagaaaaaaataaataaaaggatGAGAATATATATATNNNNNNNNNNNNNNNNNNNNNNNNNNNNNNNNNNNNNNNNNNNNNNNNNNNNNNNNNNNNNNNNNNNNNNNNNNNNNNNNNNNNNNNNNNNNNNNNNNNNNNNNNNNNNNNNNNNNNNNNNNNNNNNNNNN from the Plasmodium relictum strain SGS1 genome assembly, contig: PRELSG_99_v1_24, whole genome shotgun sequence genome contains:
- a CDS encoding fam-h protein, encoding MKSNTISNISVYPECNAYIAKGFITTDMSTLKIYNKKEKKNISNFSIKFFIFAFLIWILQCSNTWSSFRSWNYKNDSKHISNLGAKRSLAESEDVEK